One genomic segment of Thioclava sp. GXIMD2076 includes these proteins:
- a CDS encoding GNAT family N-acetyltransferase, protein MSRNIAIGPCSDAMPQGARARYLDFMARAQTTDENYMQIDSYKAQIVEIAPEHLLAMHELTVSVFWPHRARDLEVFLALGRGYLAMDEIGRPLGSAMYFPVGDDYAMFGMMVTTPRLQSYGTGARLLRRIMRDCEGRDLRLSATRAAYRLYEYAGFVPVGTIWQHQGVARPIRQPSPVSGVEIRPLAPGDLGEVHALDAVGYGAPRREMLDLLLNMSQGVVALRDGKIIGYALSRDFGKGSVIGPLVAGDERIAMQLAAPLIKANEGRFTRLDTPVENEHFAAFLASAGMGVYDTVTEMRNGRMRRPQEGIQVWGLSAHSLG, encoded by the coding sequence ATGAGCCGAAATATTGCGATTGGTCCGTGTTCCGATGCGATGCCTCAAGGTGCCCGTGCGCGCTATCTTGATTTCATGGCGCGTGCGCAGACGACCGATGAAAATTATATGCAGATCGACAGTTACAAAGCGCAGATTGTCGAGATCGCGCCCGAACATCTATTGGCGATGCACGAGCTGACGGTTTCGGTCTTCTGGCCGCATCGGGCGCGCGATCTCGAGGTCTTTCTGGCGCTGGGGCGCGGTTATCTGGCGATGGACGAGATCGGCCGTCCGCTGGGCTCGGCCATGTATTTTCCGGTTGGGGACGATTATGCCATGTTTGGCATGATGGTAACGACGCCGCGACTGCAGAGCTATGGCACCGGCGCGCGGCTGTTGCGGCGCATCATGCGTGATTGCGAGGGGCGCGATCTGCGGCTTTCGGCCACCCGCGCCGCCTATAGGCTCTATGAATATGCCGGTTTCGTGCCGGTCGGGACGATCTGGCAGCATCAGGGCGTCGCACGCCCGATCCGGCAGCCCTCGCCGGTTTCAGGGGTCGAGATCCGACCGTTGGCGCCCGGTGATCTCGGCGAGGTCCATGCGCTCGATGCGGTGGGGTATGGGGCGCCGCGCCGCGAGATGCTCGATCTTTTGCTGAACATGTCACAGGGTGTGGTCGCGCTGCGCGACGGGAAGATCATCGGCTATGCGCTCAGCCGCGACTTCGGCAAAGGGAGTGTCATCGGGCCATTGGTGGCCGGTGACGAGCGGATTGCGATGCAGCTTGCCGCGCCACTCATCAAGGCCAATGAGGGTCGGTTCACACGGCTTGATACGCCTGTCGAGAACGAGCACTTCGCGGCCTTCCTCGCCTCGGCGGGAATGGGGGTCTATGATACGGTGACCGAGATGCGGAATGGCCGGATGCGGCGCCCGCAGGAGGGTATCCAAGTCTGGGGTCTGTCGGCGCATTCACTGGGCTGA
- the iolD gene encoding 3D-(3,5/4)-trihydroxycyclohexane-1,2-dione acylhydrolase (decyclizing), whose translation MGTIRMTAAQAMVKWLSVQLTPEGERYIEGIWAIFGHGNVAGLGQALEEIGEAFPTWRGQNEQTMAHAGLAYTKGMGRTRAHAVTSSIGPGSTNLVTAAALAHVNRLPILLIPGDVFANRRPDPVLQQVEGFEDGTISANDCLRPVSRYYDRITRPEHLLTALPRALATMTDPASAGPVTLAFCQDVQSEAFDYPEAFFTPRTWHIRRPAPDARELEQAIAMIRAAKAPVIVAGGGVIYSQAEATLAEFASRHNIPVVETQAGKSALSQFHPMNFGASGVDGSAAANAASQRADLVIGVGTRLQDFTTGSRTLFANPQAKLLSINVAAYDAMKHGAEPLMADAKVALEALTEGLGAYRAEDADQGAREDWLKAVTHHCRDRSEERGAGELPLDAEVIGAVQRAAPEAVVMCAAGTMPGALKLLWQPTQGGYHMEYGYSCMGYEVAGGMGLKLANPDREVICFVGDGSYMLANSELATAVMRRIPFTVVLTDNAGYGCINRLQTLGCGGNPFNNMYVNCNIEAQPQIDYVMHAASMGAHAVKAKDIKDLEAQLAAARTRDIPTVIVIDTTAKDFPGTGIETTAGEAGHFWDVAVPATGHAPNRPAAYQRYLENTAKQRLVN comes from the coding sequence ATGGGCACGATCCGCATGACGGCCGCACAGGCCATGGTAAAATGGCTGAGCGTTCAGCTGACGCCCGAGGGCGAACGGTATATCGAGGGGATCTGGGCGATCTTCGGCCATGGCAATGTGGCGGGTCTGGGTCAGGCGCTCGAGGAGATCGGCGAGGCCTTCCCGACCTGGCGCGGCCAGAACGAGCAGACCATGGCGCATGCGGGTCTGGCCTATACCAAGGGCATGGGCCGCACCCGCGCGCATGCGGTGACCTCCTCGATCGGGCCGGGCTCGACGAACCTCGTCACCGCGGCGGCGCTGGCGCATGTGAACCGTCTGCCGATCCTTCTGATCCCGGGCGATGTCTTCGCCAATCGCCGCCCCGATCCGGTGCTCCAGCAGGTCGAGGGCTTCGAGGATGGCACGATCTCGGCCAATGACTGCCTGCGCCCTGTCTCGCGCTATTATGACCGGATCACGCGGCCCGAGCATCTCCTGACGGCGCTGCCCCGCGCATTGGCCACGATGACCGATCCTGCCTCGGCAGGCCCTGTCACGCTGGCCTTCTGTCAGGATGTGCAATCGGAAGCCTTCGATTACCCCGAAGCGTTCTTCACGCCCCGCACCTGGCATATCCGCCGCCCCGCGCCCGATGCGCGCGAGCTGGAGCAGGCCATCGCGATGATCCGTGCGGCCAAGGCCCCGGTGATCGTGGCCGGTGGCGGGGTGATCTACTCGCAGGCCGAGGCCACGCTGGCCGAATTCGCCAGCCGCCACAACATCCCCGTGGTCGAGACGCAGGCGGGCAAATCGGCGCTCTCGCAATTCCACCCGATGAACTTCGGGGCGAGCGGCGTCGACGGCTCGGCGGCGGCCAATGCCGCAAGCCAGCGCGCCGATCTGGTGATCGGTGTGGGCACGCGCCTGCAGGACTTCACCACCGGCTCGCGCACGCTCTTTGCGAACCCGCAAGCGAAACTCCTCTCGATCAACGTGGCCGCTTATGATGCCATGAAGCACGGCGCCGAGCCCCTGATGGCCGATGCGAAAGTGGCGCTCGAAGCGCTGACCGAAGGCCTCGGCGCCTACCGCGCCGAGGATGCCGATCAGGGCGCGCGCGAGGATTGGCTGAAGGCCGTGACCCATCACTGCCGCGACCGCTCGGAGGAGCGGGGCGCGGGCGAGCTGCCGCTCGATGCGGAGGTGATCGGCGCGGTGCAGCGCGCGGCCCCCGAGGCCGTTGTGATGTGTGCCGCTGGCACCATGCCGGGCGCGCTGAAGCTCCTCTGGCAGCCCACTCAAGGCGGCTATCACATGGAATACGGCTATAGCTGCATGGGCTACGAGGTCGCGGGCGGGATGGGGCTGAAGCTCGCGAACCCCGACCGCGAGGTGATCTGCTTTGTGGGCGATGGCTCCTATATGCTGGCCAATTCCGAGCTGGCCACTGCCGTCATGCGCCGCATCCCCTTCACCGTGGTGCTGACCGATAATGCGGGCTATGGCTGCATCAACCGGCTGCAGACGCTGGGCTGTGGCGGCAACCCGTTCAACAACATGTATGTGAACTGCAATATCGAGGCGCAGCCGCAGATCGATTATGTGATGCATGCGGCCTCGATGGGCGCCCATGCGGTGAAGGCGAAAGATATCAAGGATCTGGAAGCGCAGCTGGCGGCCGCCCGCACGCGCGATATCCCCACCGTCATCGTGATCGACACCACCGCGAAAGACTTCCCCGGCACCGGTATCGAAACCACGGCCGGCGAGGCAGGCCATTTCTGGGACGTCGCCGTCCCCGCCACAGGCCACGCCCCGAACCGCCCCGCAGCCTACCAGCGCTACCTCGAAAATACCGCCAAACAACGGCTCGTGAACTAA
- the iolC gene encoding 5-dehydro-2-deoxygluconokinase codes for MSKPLDVITIGRAGVDLYGSQVGGRLEDMGSFEKYIGGSPTNIACGTARLGLNSGLITRVGDEHMGRFIREELVRHGVDVAGVTTDPERLTALVILGIRDEEQFPLIFYRENCADMALCEDDISEDLIGRTRSVVATGTHLSNPKTEAATLKALALARKHGAQTALDIDYRPNLWGVAGHGDGESRFVESAEVTAKLQKSLHYFDLIVGTEEEFHIAGGTTDTIAALKAVRAVSNATLICKRGAAGAAAFEGAIPESLDEGQTGPGFPIEVFNVLGAGDGFFSGLLKGWLDGETWPKALEYANACGAFAVSRHGCTPAYPSLEELEFFLSRGVIQPDLRNDAELEQIHWATNRHRSHGGDFSEMRVFAFDHRMQLEEMEGYTLKKGGAFKELCLEAALKVQDGRPGYGILCDNRIGRHALHAASGTGLWIGRPCEWPGSRPLTLEPELGDDCGGLKEWARENVVKVLVFCHPDDDAQTWAWQLDSVKKLYAASRRNNLEFLLEIIPSKVAAVTDDTTAILIRRFYAEGIYPDWWKLEPMASQTGWAKACDAIEEHDRHTRGIVVLGLDAPEAELAASFEVAAGFPLVKGFAVGRTIFGSVARDWLAGRMDDEEAVAEMATRYTRLAGIWDKARAAATSVAAE; via the coding sequence ATGTCGAAACCATTGGATGTAATTACGATTGGTCGCGCTGGCGTTGACCTTTACGGCTCGCAGGTTGGGGGTCGTTTGGAGGATATGGGGTCATTCGAGAAATATATTGGCGGGTCTCCGACGAATATCGCCTGCGGGACGGCGCGTCTTGGGTTGAACTCTGGGCTGATCACGCGGGTTGGCGACGAGCATATGGGGCGGTTCATCCGCGAGGAGCTGGTGCGCCACGGTGTGGATGTGGCGGGTGTGACCACGGATCCCGAGCGTCTGACGGCGCTGGTGATTCTGGGGATCCGCGACGAGGAGCAGTTCCCGCTGATCTTCTACCGCGAGAACTGCGCGGATATGGCGCTGTGCGAGGATGACATCTCGGAAGATCTGATCGGGCGCACGCGCTCGGTGGTGGCGACCGGCACGCATCTGTCGAACCCCAAGACGGAAGCGGCGACGCTGAAAGCGCTGGCGCTGGCGCGCAAACATGGTGCGCAGACGGCGCTCGATATCGATTACCGCCCCAATCTCTGGGGGGTTGCGGGCCATGGCGATGGCGAGAGCCGCTTTGTGGAAAGCGCCGAGGTGACGGCCAAGCTGCAAAAGAGCCTGCATTATTTTGACCTGATCGTGGGCACCGAGGAAGAGTTCCACATTGCGGGCGGCACGACGGATACGATCGCGGCGCTCAAGGCGGTGCGGGCGGTGTCGAATGCGACGCTGATCTGCAAACGCGGGGCGGCGGGGGCTGCGGCCTTTGAAGGCGCGATCCCCGAGAGCCTTGACGAGGGCCAGACGGGCCCGGGCTTCCCGATCGAGGTGTTCAATGTGCTGGGCGCGGGCGACGGGTTCTTCTCCGGCCTCCTGAAGGGCTGGCTCGATGGCGAGACCTGGCCGAAGGCGCTCGAATATGCCAATGCCTGCGGGGCCTTTGCGGTCTCGCGCCATGGCTGCACGCCGGCCTATCCCTCGCTCGAGGAGCTGGAGTTCTTCCTGAGCCGCGGCGTGATCCAGCCCGATCTGCGCAATGATGCCGAGCTCGAGCAGATCCACTGGGCGACCAACCGCCATCGCAGCCATGGCGGCGACTTCTCCGAGATGCGGGTGTTCGCCTTCGATCACCGGATGCAGCTCGAGGAGATGGAGGGCTATACGCTGAAAAAAGGCGGGGCCTTCAAGGAGCTGTGCCTCGAGGCCGCACTCAAGGTGCAGGATGGCCGTCCGGGCTATGGGATCCTGTGCGACAACCGCATCGGGCGGCATGCGCTGCATGCGGCCTCCGGCACGGGCCTGTGGATCGGGCGTCCCTGCGAATGGCCTGGTTCCCGTCCGCTGACGCTGGAGCCGGAACTGGGCGATGATTGCGGTGGCCTGAAGGAATGGGCGCGCGAGAATGTGGTGAAGGTTCTGGTGTTCTGCCATCCCGATGACGATGCGCAGACCTGGGCCTGGCAGCTCGACAGCGTCAAGAAACTCTACGCGGCTTCGCGCCGCAACAATCTCGAGTTCCTCCTCGAGATCATCCCCTCCAAGGTGGCTGCGGTGACCGATGACACCACGGCTATCCTGATCCGGCGGTTCTATGCGGAAGGGATCTATCCCGACTGGTGGAAGCTGGAGCCGATGGCATCGCAGACCGGATGGGCCAAGGCCTGCGATGCCATCGAGGAGCATGACCGCCACACCCGCGGGATCGTGGTTCTGGGGCTGGATGCGCCGGAGGCGGAACTGGCGGCAAGCTTCGAGGTGGCCGCAGGCTTCCCGCTGGTGAAAGGCTTTGCCGTGGGCCGGACGATCTTCGGGTCGGTGGCGCGCGACTGGCTGGCGGGGCGGATGGATGACGAGGAGGCGGTTGCCGAGATGGCCACGCGCTACACCCGTCTGGCCGGGATCTGGGACAAGGCCCGCGCGGCAGCGACCTCTGTGGCTGCCGAATAA
- a CDS encoding antibiotic biosynthesis monooxygenase codes for MYKFIITILCQPGTREKILERAPAAQAATRAEAGCLSYDFFTCTDDPDKLVFVESWVDEAAHAFHMEQSYTKDFIAYHEQFHQSLTFETINPAA; via the coding sequence ATGTACAAGTTCATCATCACGATCCTTTGCCAGCCCGGCACGCGCGAGAAGATCCTCGAGCGCGCCCCGGCTGCACAGGCAGCCACCCGCGCCGAGGCGGGTTGCCTTTCCTATGACTTTTTCACCTGCACGGATGATCCCGACAAGCTGGTCTTCGTGGAATCCTGGGTCGATGAGGCCGCGCATGCCTTCCATATGGAACAGTCCTACACCAAGGACTTCATCGCCTATCACGAACAGTTCCACCAGAGCCTGACCTTCGAGACGATCAACCCCGCTGCCTGA
- a CDS encoding sugar phosphate isomerase/epimerase has translation MKLSICTDVMGNLSFTDMLDKCVELGVEGIEMTGGGWSKGPHFRADELLADKGLLKQKLAEIEARGLKIAALNCSANPLDPGAMGTRHLKEMKETITLAGEIGVETIVTMSGLPEAAPGDTVPNWLVYTKSWPDEMPERDRYQWEDRAFPLWHDLVDFGKKAGIKRYALENFSAMLVWNPETLFRLRNEVGEMVGMNLDPSHLMWMGAEPIASARALGKAIHHCHGKDTRIERGVCDVNGLLELKDVTDVANRSWNYVAVGAGRDLQWWKEFFSVVGMMGYNGWVSLEMEDFTMSTEAGIQSSIDALKATIIR, from the coding sequence ATGAAACTTTCGATTTGCACCGATGTGATGGGCAATCTGTCCTTCACGGATATGCTCGACAAATGCGTCGAGCTGGGTGTGGAAGGCATCGAGATGACGGGCGGTGGCTGGTCGAAAGGCCCCCACTTCCGCGCCGATGAACTTTTGGCTGATAAAGGCCTCTTGAAGCAGAAGCTGGCCGAGATCGAGGCTCGTGGCCTGAAGATCGCCGCCCTCAACTGCTCGGCCAACCCGCTCGATCCGGGCGCGATGGGCACCCGTCATCTCAAAGAGATGAAGGAAACCATCACGCTTGCAGGCGAGATCGGCGTCGAAACCATCGTCACCATGTCGGGTCTGCCCGAGGCAGCGCCCGGTGACACCGTCCCGAACTGGCTGGTCTATACCAAGTCCTGGCCCGACGAGATGCCCGAGCGTGACCGTTACCAATGGGAAGACCGTGCCTTCCCGCTCTGGCACGATCTGGTCGATTTCGGCAAGAAGGCTGGCATCAAGCGTTACGCGCTGGAAAACTTCTCGGCGATGCTGGTCTGGAACCCCGAGACCCTGTTCCGTCTGCGCAACGAAGTGGGCGAGATGGTCGGTATGAACCTCGACCCCTCGCACCTGATGTGGATGGGCGCGGAGCCGATCGCATCTGCCCGCGCGCTGGGGAAGGCGATCCACCACTGCCACGGCAAGGACACCCGCATCGAGCGCGGCGTCTGCGACGTGAACGGCCTTCTCGAGCTGAAAGACGTGACCGATGTCGCGAACCGCAGCTGGAACTACGTCGCCGTGGGCGCTGGCCGTGACCTGCAATGGTGGAAGGAGTTCTTCTCCGTTGTCGGCATGATGGGCTATAATGGCTGGGTCAGCCTCGAGATGGAAGATTTCACCATGTCGACCGAGGCGGGTATCCAGTCCTCCATCGATGCGCTGAAAGCGACCATCATCCGCTAA
- a CDS encoding Gfo/Idh/MocA family oxidoreductase produces MVLKVGVIGTGMIGQDHIRRLTQVLSGVEITAVTDIALDRAQSAAPAGAEVFETPEALIASDKVDAIVICSWGPAHEEQLLTAIAHGKPVFCEKPMVTSEEAALRVMKAEVAFGRRLVQVGFMRRFDADYRRLKAVIDSGTLGAPLLYKSCHRNASVPEGLYTSEMPLNDTLVHDADISRWLLSDEVVGVEVRLPRRSSKGGELRDPHIVLLHCASGAIVDVEISVNIGYGYDIRGEVSCEAGIAALPNRPATVISDAHGYRQALPADWRERFIEAYDQEFREWIVAAGEGTATGPSAWDGYAATLVADAALRAVESGVLEPVTMIEKPALYTDGISLGQALREENA; encoded by the coding sequence ATGGTACTCAAGGTTGGAGTCATCGGCACCGGCATGATCGGTCAGGACCATATCCGTCGTCTGACCCAGGTCCTGTCGGGGGTGGAAATTACCGCCGTCACCGACATCGCGCTTGACCGCGCACAATCCGCCGCCCCCGCTGGCGCGGAAGTCTTCGAGACCCCCGAGGCGCTGATCGCCTCGGACAAGGTCGACGCCATCGTCATCTGTTCCTGGGGCCCTGCCCATGAGGAGCAGCTCCTGACAGCCATCGCCCACGGCAAGCCCGTGTTCTGCGAGAAGCCGATGGTGACCTCGGAAGAGGCGGCCCTGCGCGTGATGAAAGCCGAGGTCGCTTTCGGTCGCCGTCTGGTGCAGGTGGGCTTCATGCGCCGTTTCGATGCCGATTACCGCCGCCTGAAGGCCGTGATCGACAGCGGCACGCTGGGCGCACCGCTTCTGTATAAATCCTGCCACCGCAACGCATCGGTGCCGGAGGGGCTCTACACCTCGGAAATGCCGCTCAATGACACGCTGGTCCATGATGCGGATATCTCGCGCTGGCTCCTGAGCGACGAGGTCGTGGGTGTCGAGGTGCGTCTGCCGCGCCGCTCCTCCAAAGGCGGCGAGCTGCGTGACCCCCATATCGTGCTGCTGCATTGCGCCTCGGGGGCCATCGTCGATGTCGAGATCTCGGTCAATATCGGCTATGGCTATGATATCCGTGGGGAAGTCAGCTGCGAGGCAGGGATTGCCGCGCTGCCGAACCGTCCGGCGACTGTTATCTCGGACGCGCATGGCTACCGTCAGGCACTGCCGGCCGACTGGCGCGAGCGCTTCATCGAAGCCTATGATCAGGAATTCCGCGAATGGATCGTGGCCGCGGGCGAGGGCACCGCAACCGGCCCGTCCGCATGGGATGGCTACGCCGCGACGCTCGTCGCCGATGCAGCCCTGCGCGCAGTGGAGAGCGGTGTGCTCGAGCCTGTCACGATGATTGAAAAACCCGCGCTTTACACCGATGGTATCAGCCTCGGCCAGGCGCTGCGGGAGGAAAATGCATGA
- a CDS encoding sugar phosphate isomerase/epimerase: protein MKHTLDPHMIRHLSLEDTVRKVAELGYDYVEMSPRPDFFAWWTRPKLYPERIKSFKQALRDNNVGLATIQPMYRWASPYQDEWDNAIDNWKRAIEFAVELECPMFVSEFGRGGSPNRSLNDRSGLHRPETCEMQFFRAMDIIVPLLEKEGIKLSLEAHPEDWVEEIHPAIDIIKTINSPMVRASFIAPHTFFYGPDMEANLRATAGLLEHVRLADTYDHNKSSELRYIVNPPESKVRVHQHLDYGQGEINWDLFFSTLADMKFDGVLSNCVFAWEDRAEDSARFMLAETKRYLDKHYK from the coding sequence ATGAAACACACGCTCGACCCGCATATGATCCGTCACCTGTCTTTGGAAGACACGGTGCGCAAGGTCGCCGAACTGGGCTATGACTACGTCGAAATGTCGCCCCGTCCCGACTTCTTCGCATGGTGGACCCGACCGAAGCTTTACCCGGAGCGTATCAAGAGCTTCAAACAGGCGTTGCGCGACAACAATGTCGGCCTCGCGACGATCCAGCCGATGTATCGCTGGGCCAGCCCCTATCAGGACGAATGGGACAACGCGATCGACAACTGGAAACGCGCGATCGAGTTCGCCGTCGAGCTGGAATGCCCGATGTTCGTTTCCGAATTCGGCCGCGGTGGCTCGCCGAACCGCTCGCTGAACGACCGTTCGGGCCTGCACCGCCCCGAGACCTGCGAGATGCAGTTCTTCCGTGCGATGGACATCATCGTGCCGCTCTTGGAGAAAGAGGGCATCAAGCTGTCGCTTGAAGCGCATCCCGAGGACTGGGTCGAGGAGATCCATCCGGCGATCGACATCATCAAGACGATCAACTCGCCGATGGTCCGCGCCTCGTTCATCGCGCCGCATACCTTCTTCTACGGGCCCGATATGGAAGCCAACCTGCGCGCGACCGCAGGCCTTCTGGAGCATGTCCGTCTGGCCGATACCTATGACCATAACAAGTCGTCGGAGCTGCGCTACATCGTGAACCCGCCGGAATCCAAGGTCCGCGTTCACCAGCACCTCGATTACGGTCAGGGCGAGATCAACTGGGATCTGTTCTTCTCGACCCTCGCAGATATGAAATTCGATGGCGTTCTGTCGAACTGCGTCTTCGCATGGGAGGACCGCGCCGAGGACAGCGCGCGCTTCATGCTCGCAGAGACCAAACGCTATCTCGACAAGCATTACAAATAA
- a CDS encoding ATP-binding cassette domain-containing protein: MTNPVLELRNVNKSFGPIDVLHDISLKVEAGEVLCLLGDNGAGKSTLIKTLAGVHKPTTGEMFMDGEAVSFDKPKDAADRGIATVHQFGGTFPLMTIGRSFFVGVEPVKKIGPFKFFDRKTANEVAVKAVQSFGITRIDDGDRLIGGLSGGERQSLAIARAVHFGARVLILDEPTAALGVKQASHVLRIIMEAKRRGIAVIFITHQVTHAMAVGDHYAVLIRGAVAANFKRGEKTREEITDLMAGGEALADLGEAMESHMATHDGHPPQVVA; the protein is encoded by the coding sequence ATGACCAACCCGGTTCTGGAACTGCGCAACGTCAACAAGTCCTTCGGTCCGATCGACGTGCTGCACGATATCTCTCTCAAAGTCGAAGCGGGCGAAGTGCTCTGCCTGCTGGGCGATAACGGTGCGGGGAAATCGACCCTCATCAAGACGCTCGCAGGGGTCCATAAGCCCACCACCGGCGAGATGTTCATGGATGGCGAGGCGGTCAGCTTCGACAAGCCCAAGGACGCCGCCGATCGCGGGATCGCCACGGTGCACCAGTTCGGCGGCACCTTCCCGCTGATGACCATCGGCCGCAGCTTCTTCGTGGGTGTCGAGCCCGTCAAAAAGATCGGCCCCTTCAAGTTCTTCGACCGCAAGACCGCGAATGAAGTTGCCGTCAAAGCGGTCCAGAGCTTCGGCATCACCCGTATCGATGATGGCGACCGTCTGATCGGTGGTCTGTCGGGCGGGGAGCGCCAGTCGCTCGCCATCGCACGCGCCGTCCATTTCGGCGCCCGCGTCCTTATCCTCGACGAGCCGACCGCAGCCCTTGGTGTCAAACAGGCAAGCCACGTCCTGCGCATCATCATGGAAGCCAAGCGTCGCGGCATCGCGGTGATCTTCATCACCCACCAGGTGACCCACGCGATGGCCGTTGGCGATCATTACGCGGTTTTGATCCGCGGCGCGGTTGCCGCAAACTTCAAACGCGGCGAGAAAACCCGTGAGGAAATTACCGACCTGATGGCAGGCGGTGAGGCATTGGCCGATCTGGGCGAGGCAATGGAAAGCCATATGGCAACCCATGACGGCCATCCGCCGCAGGTTGTCGCCTGA
- a CDS encoding ABC transporter permease, with protein MKNSVFSDFLRRPEAGSVLSLIAVFAFFVIFGGVNLGNLVGSASWVNFAANLGIVAIPMGLLMIAGELDISIGAMIPAGSMTVAILSGYYGLPIWVGMAGSIGLGVIVGTINGLLATRTTVPTLIITLGTLVAMQGIVLSASVLLTGSASVALQSPAWAKFLFGQLIGGSYQVIIVWWIAMTIGFVYVLHHSRRGNWIFALGGDKVSARNAGIPTDRLMIGLFILSAVSASFVGMCGAILFNSAQVSGGMNYIFNAVVAVVVGGVLLTGGFGSIMGIFVGTITFAIVSQGIYFTDIDRNWSSLILGAMLLVAVLMNNGFRKLALSAPSKKTQK; from the coding sequence ATGAAAAACTCTGTCTTTTCCGACTTCCTCCGCCGCCCCGAAGCGGGCTCCGTCCTCAGCCTCATTGCCGTCTTCGCCTTCTTCGTGATCTTTGGCGGTGTCAATCTGGGCAATCTGGTGGGCTCGGCCTCCTGGGTCAACTTCGCGGCCAATCTCGGTATCGTCGCCATCCCGATGGGTCTGCTGATGATCGCAGGCGAGCTCGATATCTCGATTGGCGCGATGATCCCCGCGGGTTCGATGACCGTCGCCATCCTCTCGGGCTATTACGGCCTGCCGATCTGGGTCGGCATGGCTGGCTCCATCGGTCTCGGCGTGATCGTGGGCACCATCAACGGCCTTCTGGCCACCCGCACCACGGTGCCGACGCTGATCATCACGCTGGGCACGCTGGTGGCCATGCAGGGGATCGTGCTCTCGGCCTCCGTGCTGCTCACCGGTTCCGCCTCGGTCGCGCTGCAATCGCCGGCATGGGCCAAGTTCCTCTTCGGCCAGCTTATCGGCGGCAGCTACCAGGTGATCATCGTGTGGTGGATCGCCATGACCATCGGCTTCGTCTATGTGCTGCACCATTCGCGCCGCGGTAACTGGATCTTTGCTCTCGGTGGCGACAAGGTCTCGGCCCGTAACGCCGGTATCCCCACCGACCGCCTGATGATCGGCCTCTTCATCCTCTCGGCTGTGAGCGCCTCCTTTGTCGGCATGTGCGGGGCGATCCTGTTCAACTCGGCGCAGGTGTCCGGTGGTATGAACTATATCTTCAACGCGGTGGTGGCCGTGGTTGTGGGTGGCGTCCTTCTGACCGGTGGCTTCGGCTCCATCATGGGGATCTTCGTCGGCACCATTACCTTCGCCATCGTCAGCCAGGGGATCTACTTCACCGATATCGACCGCAACTGGTCGAGCCTGATCCTCGGCGCGATGCTGCTTGTGGCCGTCCTGATGAATAACGGCTTCCGTAAACTGGCGCTGAGCGCGCCGTCCAAGAAAACTCAGAAGTGA